A window from Candidatus Delongbacteria bacterium encodes these proteins:
- a CDS encoding DinB family protein — MTWKDLLQAEVDDTYRRTLGLLELVDDGALDWKPATGENWMSTGQLLHHLTNACGFCFKGFVTGDWGMPADFDPSTASHEDMLPPAERLPAVASVAEARRLVEEDQALALATLAGVSEEELETRPAPAPWDPSQVLLGHRLLQMVEHLKQHKGQLFYYLKLQGQPVNTMHLWA; from the coding sequence ATGACGTGGAAGGATCTGCTGCAGGCGGAAGTCGACGACACTTACCGCCGCACTCTCGGATTGCTGGAGCTCGTGGACGACGGCGCCCTGGACTGGAAGCCCGCCACCGGCGAGAACTGGATGAGCACGGGCCAGCTGCTCCACCACCTCACCAACGCCTGTGGCTTCTGTTTCAAGGGCTTCGTGACGGGGGACTGGGGCATGCCGGCGGATTTCGATCCCAGCACGGCCTCCCACGAGGACATGCTGCCGCCCGCCGAGCGGCTGCCCGCCGTGGCCAGCGTGGCCGAGGCGCGCCGCCTGGTGGAGGAGGACCAGGCCCTGGCCCTCGCCACCCTGGCCGGCGTGAGTGAAGAGGAGCTGGAAACGCGGCCCGCCCCGGCGCCCTGGGATCCCTCCCAGGTGCTGCTGGGCCACCGTCTGCTGCAGATGGTCGAGCACCTCAAGCAGCACAAGGGCCAGCTCTTCTACTACCTCAAGTTGCAGGGCCAGCCGGTCAACACCATGCATCTCTGGGCCTAG
- a CDS encoding OmpA family protein → MNWVATGLCVLLGSSLSAQAIERAKKVELGLDVGVASYWGDLDDGDWMPLGDLAAHYWFSDKLAGGLVVAGTNLRAEDQNVGFKTPLTAVMGRLKWLPFREMAVNPYLSLGLEWVSFNAEDSENDEQHPAYHDWSKNSDVSALALPFGVGLSHDLTDNFALNLEALYHTSTTDFLDDWEGGDADDGWYTVTAGLAWVPGKPRDTDGDGLIDKLDKCPTEPEDQDGFQDADGCPDPDNDGDGILDVKDKCPNEKEDADQFQDADGCPDPDNDGDGILDVKDKCPNEKEDVDQFQDEDGCPDPDNDGDGILDVNDKCPNEPETVNAYRDEDGCPDKKPEVQVEAGKSIVLEGINFDSGKSTLKPESAEPLGKVLRTLQENPEIEVEIQGHTDNQGKAQMNRSLSQSRADTVMAWLVERGIEPARMRTKGFGPDQPVADNATPEGRAQNRRIEFLRLK, encoded by the coding sequence ATGAACTGGGTTGCAACGGGATTGTGCGTGCTGCTGGGATCTTCCCTCAGCGCCCAGGCGATTGAGCGCGCCAAGAAGGTGGAACTGGGGCTGGACGTGGGCGTGGCCTCGTATTGGGGCGATCTCGACGACGGCGACTGGATGCCCCTGGGCGATCTGGCCGCGCACTACTGGTTCTCCGACAAGCTGGCGGGCGGGTTGGTGGTGGCGGGCACGAACCTGCGCGCCGAAGACCAGAACGTCGGCTTCAAGACGCCGCTGACCGCGGTGATGGGTCGGCTGAAGTGGCTGCCCTTCCGTGAGATGGCCGTCAACCCCTACCTGAGCCTGGGCCTGGAGTGGGTCAGCTTCAACGCCGAGGATTCGGAGAACGACGAGCAGCATCCGGCCTACCACGACTGGAGCAAGAACAGCGACGTCAGCGCCCTGGCCCTGCCCTTCGGCGTGGGACTGAGCCACGACCTCACGGACAACTTCGCCTTGAACCTGGAAGCCCTCTACCACACCAGCACCACCGACTTCCTGGACGACTGGGAAGGCGGCGACGCCGACGACGGCTGGTACACGGTGACGGCCGGCCTGGCCTGGGTGCCGGGCAAGCCCCGGGATACGGACGGCGACGGCCTGATCGACAAGCTGGACAAGTGCCCGACGGAGCCTGAGGATCAGGACGGCTTCCAGGACGCGGACGGCTGCCCGGATCCCGACAACGACGGCGACGGCATCCTGGACGTGAAGGACAAGTGCCCGAACGAGAAGGAAGACGCCGACCAGTTCCAGGACGCGGACGGCTGCCCGGATCCCGACAACGACGGCGACGGCATCCTGGACGTGAAGGACAAGTGCCCGAACGAGAAGGAAGACGTCGACCAGTTCCAGGACGAGGACGGCTGCCCCGATCCCGACAACGACGGCGACGGCATCCTGGACGTCAACGACAAGTGCCCGAACGAGCCCGAGACGGTCAACGCCTATCGCGACGAGGACGGCTGCCCGGACAAGAAGCCCGAGGTGCAGGTGGAAGCCGGCAAGTCCATCGTGCTGGAAGGCATCAACTTCGATTCGGGCAAGTCCACGTTGAAGCCCGAATCCGCCGAGCCGCTGGGCAAGGTGCTGCGCACCCTGCAGGAGAATCCTGAGATCGAGGTGGAGATCCAGGGCCACACGGACAACCAGGGCAAGGCCCAGATGAACCGCAGCCTCTCCCAGAGCCGCGCCGACACGGTGATGGCCTGGCTGGTGGAGCGCGGCATCGAGCCCGCCCGCATGCGGACCAAGGGTTTCGGACCGGACCAGCCCGTGGCGGACAACGCCACGCCGGAAGGCCGCGCCCAGAACCGCCGCATCGAGTTCCTGCGCCTCAAGTAG
- a CDS encoding tetrathionate reductase family octaheme c-type cytochrome: MLSVPHLPWSRGLRALGLGLLLLSAVPVSAAVRRPAPSRPHTDHESFFQTPLGDGPAVTRACLRCHPDAAREVMGTAHWNWVGDPVPLPGGRREAIGKKNLLNNFCIGIQGNWPRCTSCHAGYGWEDEHFDFSRAENVDCLVCHEHTGGGYRKGLAGQPEADVDLLAAARSVGRPTRQNCGSCHFNGGGGDAVKHGDLDQSLLHPETRVDVHMGGHGFQCVDCHAGSHHELPGRVMSVSVDDHNHLSCLKCHSTGAHKDQRLNAHENALACQTCHIPSMAVDEGTKLDWDWSTAGDARREAALGDPHRYKAIKGSFIWEEDVTPVYAWYNGSSTHYLLGERIDPSRPTRLAGPLGDIRDPKARIWPFKLHTGKQIYDTKHKTLLVPKTYGEGGYWTDFDWDKAARLGCEKTGLPYSGSYDFAPTEMFWPLSHMVTESSKALQCQDCHGKPGRMNWKALGYRGDPLTHGGRQGQPARGRRRVAR, from the coding sequence ATGTTGTCTGTTCCCCATCTGCCTTGGTCGCGCGGCCTGCGAGCGCTCGGCCTGGGACTGCTGCTGTTGAGTGCCGTCCCGGTCTCCGCCGCCGTGCGCCGACCGGCCCCGTCCCGGCCGCACACCGATCATGAGAGCTTCTTCCAGACGCCGCTGGGTGACGGTCCGGCGGTGACCCGGGCCTGCCTGCGCTGCCACCCGGACGCGGCGCGCGAAGTGATGGGCACGGCCCACTGGAACTGGGTCGGGGATCCCGTCCCCCTGCCCGGCGGCCGGCGCGAGGCCATCGGCAAGAAGAACCTGCTCAACAACTTCTGCATCGGCATCCAGGGCAACTGGCCGCGCTGCACCAGCTGCCACGCGGGCTATGGCTGGGAGGACGAGCACTTCGACTTCAGCCGCGCCGAGAACGTGGACTGCCTGGTCTGCCACGAACACACGGGCGGGGGCTACCGCAAGGGACTGGCCGGGCAGCCCGAAGCCGACGTGGACCTGCTGGCGGCGGCGCGCAGCGTGGGCCGGCCCACCCGCCAGAACTGCGGCTCCTGCCACTTCAACGGCGGCGGCGGGGACGCCGTGAAACACGGCGACCTGGACCAGAGCCTGCTGCATCCGGAGACGCGCGTCGACGTGCACATGGGCGGCCACGGCTTCCAGTGCGTGGACTGCCACGCGGGCAGCCACCACGAGCTGCCCGGGCGCGTGATGTCGGTCAGCGTGGACGATCACAACCACCTCTCCTGCCTGAAGTGCCACTCCACCGGCGCGCACAAGGACCAGCGCCTGAACGCCCACGAAAACGCCCTGGCCTGCCAGACCTGCCACATCCCCAGCATGGCCGTGGACGAAGGCACCAAGCTGGACTGGGACTGGTCAACGGCCGGCGACGCCCGCCGGGAGGCGGCCCTGGGCGACCCGCACCGCTACAAGGCCATCAAGGGCAGCTTCATCTGGGAGGAGGACGTGACGCCCGTCTACGCCTGGTACAACGGCAGCTCCACCCACTACCTGCTGGGGGAGCGCATCGACCCCAGTCGGCCCACCCGGCTGGCCGGACCCCTGGGCGACATCCGGGACCCCAAGGCCCGGATCTGGCCCTTCAAGCTGCACACGGGCAAGCAGATCTACGACACGAAGCACAAGACCCTGCTGGTGCCCAAGACCTACGGCGAAGGCGGCTACTGGACAGACTTCGACTGGGACAAGGCCGCCCGCCTGGGCTGCGAGAAGACCGGTCTGCCCTACTCCGGCAGCTACGATTTCGCCCCGACGGAGATGTTCTGGCCTCTCTCCCACATGGTCACCGAGTCCTCCAAGGCCCTGCAGTGCCAGGACTGCCACGGCAAGCCGGGCCGGATGAACTGGAAGGCGCTGGGCTACCGGGGGGATCCGCTCACCCACGGAGGGCGGCAAGGCCAGCCGGCCCGTGGCCGCCGGAGGGTCGCCCGATGA
- a CDS encoding cytochrome b/b6 domain-containing protein: MARIYYYTLHERIWHWLQAVAILLLMWTGVEIHHPQTWSLLGFQTATTLHNLLGFALIANAVLGLLYHIFTEEILQFIPHPRGFFDMAWRQAAYYLRGIFRGEPHPIEKDPDNKLNPLQKVTYLLVLNLLLPAQLVTGLLIWGAQRWPLLTEGLGGLAWLGTVHTLIAWSFAAFLLMHIYLATTGHTPLANIKAMLVGWEELHASEKQPAGQPAPARRYGLPQVGRIEAHHTSTTQGDE; the protein is encoded by the coding sequence ATGGCCCGCATCTACTACTACACGCTCCACGAACGCATCTGGCACTGGCTGCAGGCAGTGGCCATCCTGCTGCTGATGTGGACGGGCGTGGAGATCCACCACCCGCAGACCTGGTCGCTGCTGGGCTTCCAGACGGCCACCACGCTCCACAACCTGCTGGGCTTTGCGCTGATCGCCAACGCCGTGCTGGGTCTGCTCTACCACATCTTCACCGAGGAGATCCTGCAATTCATCCCGCATCCCCGCGGCTTCTTCGACATGGCCTGGCGGCAGGCCGCCTACTACCTGCGCGGCATCTTCCGCGGCGAGCCCCATCCCATCGAGAAGGACCCGGACAACAAGCTCAATCCGCTGCAGAAAGTGACCTACCTGCTGGTGCTGAACCTCCTGCTGCCGGCCCAACTGGTCACCGGCCTGCTGATCTGGGGCGCCCAGCGCTGGCCGCTGCTCACCGAAGGACTGGGCGGACTGGCCTGGCTGGGCACCGTGCACACGCTCATCGCCTGGTCCTTCGCCGCCTTCCTGCTGATGCACATCTACCTGGCCACCACCGGCCACACGCCCCTGGCCAACATCAAGGCCATGCTGGTGGGCTGGGAGGAGCTGCACGCCAGTGAAAAGCAGCCCGCGGGCCAGCCCGCCCCCGCCCGGCGCTACGGATTGCCCCAGGTGGGTCGCATCGAGGCGCACCACACCAGCACGACGCAGGGAGACGAATGA
- a CDS encoding YeeE/YedE thiosulfate transporter family protein has product MDSAPRYWNSYAAGLLLGVLLFLAFALTSNGLGASGGLQRLTTFATDLLAPAHVDETPYLAKLAGSGRNALDNYLVIELAGVLLGGFLSGWFHRRLGVETYRGPGIRPRQRWFWAFLGGSLMGFGARLARGCTSGQALSGGAVLSAGSWAFMLSVFAGGYGVAWFARRLWTGGTHVSA; this is encoded by the coding sequence ATGGACTCCGCACCCCGCTACTGGAACTCCTACGCCGCCGGCCTGCTGCTGGGCGTGCTGCTCTTCCTGGCCTTCGCGCTCACCAGCAACGGGCTGGGAGCCTCCGGCGGCCTGCAGCGGCTGACCACGTTCGCCACGGACCTGCTGGCCCCGGCGCACGTGGACGAGACGCCCTACCTGGCCAAACTGGCCGGCTCGGGCCGCAACGCGCTGGACAACTACCTGGTGATCGAGCTGGCCGGCGTGCTGCTGGGCGGCTTCCTCTCCGGCTGGTTCCACCGCCGCCTGGGCGTTGAGACCTATCGGGGCCCGGGGATCCGGCCGCGGCAACGCTGGTTCTGGGCCTTCCTGGGCGGCTCGCTGATGGGCTTCGGTGCCCGCTTGGCCCGGGGCTGCACATCGGGACAGGCCCTCTCGGGCGGCGCCGTGCTCTCCGCCGGCTCCTGGGCCTTCATGTTGTCGGTGTTCGCCGGAGGCTACGGCGTGGCCTGGTTCGCGCGCCGCCTGTGGACGGGAGGCACGCATGTTTCCGCTTGA
- a CDS encoding DUF6691 family protein, which yields MFPLDLALQLGKAGSTLVLLLIGTAFGWVLESAGFGDSRRLAGQFYFKDLAVLRVMFTAIVSAMLLIFWATALGWLSYEDVWVNPTYWWPGIAGGLVMGVGFILGGYCPGTSLVSLATFKLDGLFFVLGALAGITVFGETADGIAAFANSGSAGRLTLPELAGVDAGWVALAVVLMALGMFWGANRLKDWSTGQSEPRTRLAVAGPWLLLAAAAGLVLVGQPDWRERWAGLDEAQARLRERRVQIQPAELASLMLDPTVNLQLLDVRGEADYNLFHLRGAVRLEADGLERLIRGGLPEGAVLVLTGNGEERATEVWRELQARRVPNVYLLEGGLNAWLARYGGGLQARPGAGADDARWVVPVALGERWPAAWPDMHHSSKPEFESKVKLAGGGKKSGGCG from the coding sequence ATGTTTCCGCTTGATCTCGCCCTGCAGCTGGGAAAGGCCGGCAGCACGCTGGTCCTGCTGCTCATCGGCACGGCCTTCGGCTGGGTGCTGGAATCTGCCGGGTTCGGCGACTCCCGGCGCCTGGCCGGCCAGTTCTACTTCAAGGACCTGGCCGTGTTGCGCGTGATGTTCACGGCCATCGTCAGCGCCATGCTGCTCATCTTCTGGGCCACGGCGCTGGGCTGGCTCTCCTACGAGGACGTGTGGGTGAACCCGACCTACTGGTGGCCCGGGATCGCGGGCGGCCTGGTGATGGGCGTGGGCTTCATCCTGGGCGGCTACTGTCCGGGCACCTCGCTGGTCAGTCTGGCCACCTTCAAACTCGACGGGCTGTTCTTCGTGCTGGGCGCCCTGGCGGGCATCACGGTCTTCGGCGAGACGGCGGACGGCATCGCGGCCTTCGCCAACAGCGGTTCCGCCGGGCGCCTGACGCTGCCGGAGCTGGCGGGCGTGGACGCGGGCTGGGTGGCCCTGGCCGTCGTGCTGATGGCCTTGGGGATGTTCTGGGGCGCCAACCGTCTGAAGGACTGGTCCACGGGCCAGTCGGAGCCGCGCACGCGCCTGGCCGTCGCGGGGCCCTGGCTGCTGCTGGCGGCCGCGGCGGGGCTGGTGCTGGTGGGCCAGCCCGACTGGCGCGAGCGCTGGGCGGGACTGGATGAGGCCCAGGCCCGGTTGCGCGAGCGCCGGGTGCAGATCCAGCCCGCGGAACTGGCCAGCCTGATGCTGGACCCGACCGTCAACCTGCAGCTGCTGGACGTGCGCGGCGAAGCGGACTACAACCTCTTCCACCTGCGGGGCGCCGTGCGGCTGGAAGCCGACGGGCTGGAGCGGCTGATCCGCGGCGGCCTGCCCGAGGGCGCCGTGCTGGTGTTGACGGGGAACGGCGAGGAGCGGGCGACGGAGGTCTGGCGCGAGCTGCAGGCCCGGCGTGTGCCCAACGTCTACCTGCTGGAAGGCGGGTTGAACGCCTGGCTGGCCCGCTATGGCGGCGGCCTGCAGGCCCGGCCCGGGGCGGGGGCGGACGACGCGCGCTGGGTCGTGCCCGTGGCGCTGGGCGAACGCTGGCCCGCAGCCTGGCCCGACATGCACCACTCCAGCAAGCCGGAGTTCGAATCCAAGGTCAAGCTGGCCGGGGGCGGCAAGAAGAGCGGTGGTTGCGGCTAA
- a CDS encoding poly-gamma-glutamate hydrolase family protein — MDRYPNYRELARHESLGSDFWPERRRRASRVLVLAPHGGRIERGTAEIARAIAGREFSYYAFLGISPSHNQRLHLTSHHFDEPRALRLTAGHEIVLAVHGCGSGGGQEHVYLGGLDHGLRDELARALAAAGFQATSAGHAWRGEDPANICNRGARGAGVQLELTQELRDSERLPLFVDTVRRVLLERDGKREDEMRGRTGWQGVRVLALLGLLGVPGCQGLPTGAQVVQGFEAARYLGVWHEIARLDHRFERGLSHVTAEYIGDGERIRVVNRGYDARAGRWKQAVGRALPVGDPSQGRLKVSFFGPFYGAYNILELDPDYRLALVSGPGTQWLWILAREPQVPRAELEPLLEKARGLGFPVEQLIWVEQGEPRP; from the coding sequence ATGGACCGCTATCCAAACTACCGCGAACTGGCCCGCCACGAATCCCTGGGCAGCGACTTCTGGCCCGAGCGCCGGCGCCGCGCCAGCCGCGTGCTGGTGCTGGCCCCCCACGGCGGGCGGATCGAACGCGGCACGGCGGAGATCGCCCGGGCCATCGCCGGGCGCGAGTTCAGCTACTACGCCTTCCTGGGGATCAGCCCGTCCCACAACCAGCGCCTGCACCTGACCAGCCACCACTTCGACGAGCCGCGCGCGTTGCGCCTGACGGCGGGGCACGAGATTGTGCTGGCCGTCCACGGCTGCGGCTCGGGGGGCGGCCAGGAGCACGTCTACCTGGGCGGACTGGATCACGGGCTGCGCGACGAGCTGGCCCGGGCCCTGGCGGCGGCGGGCTTCCAGGCCACCAGCGCGGGCCACGCCTGGCGCGGCGAGGATCCGGCCAACATCTGCAACCGTGGCGCCCGCGGAGCGGGCGTGCAATTGGAGCTGACCCAGGAGCTGCGGGACAGCGAGCGCCTGCCGCTCTTCGTGGACACGGTGCGCCGCGTCCTGTTGGAGCGGGATGGAAAACGGGAGGACGAGATGCGGGGACGAACCGGTTGGCAGGGAGTTCGAGTGCTGGCGCTGCTGGGACTGCTGGGGGTGCCGGGCTGCCAGGGGCTGCCCACGGGCGCTCAAGTCGTGCAGGGCTTCGAGGCGGCGCGCTACCTGGGGGTGTGGCACGAGATCGCCCGGCTGGACCACCGCTTCGAGCGCGGGCTCAGCCACGTGACGGCCGAGTACATCGGCGACGGCGAGCGGATCCGCGTGGTCAACCGCGGCTACGACGCCCGGGCCGGACGCTGGAAGCAGGCCGTGGGCCGCGCCCTGCCCGTGGGCGATCCCAGCCAGGGCCGGCTGAAGGTCTCCTTTTTCGGACCCTTCTACGGCGCCTACAACATCCTGGAGCTGGATCCCGACTACCGGCTGGCGCTGGTGAGCGGCCCGGGCACCCAGTGGCTGTGGATCCTGGCCCGGGAGCCCCAGGTGCCCCGGGCCGAGCTGGAGCCCCTGCTGGAGAAGGCCCGCGGGTTGGGCTTCCCCGTCGAGCAGCTGATCTGGGTGGAGCAGGGCGAGCCGCGTCCCTGA